The following coding sequences lie in one Myxococcus xanthus genomic window:
- a CDS encoding RNA polymerase sigma factor — translation MATDDLTLVKRVRTGDQRAFKLLVERYQRKVYAVALGMLKDKEEAMDVSQEAFVKVYKYLDHFKGDSSFYTWLYRITVNICIDVIRKRGGGGEVVEFDESQAVDLSEARIGALGSRLGTNPQKSALRRELAEKIQEALSTVPEKHRAILLLREIEGMSYDDLARTLDIPKGTVMSRLFHARAKVQKILSEYLELDEAKSGVGSE, via the coding sequence TTGGCAACCGACGACCTCACTCTCGTCAAGCGCGTCCGGACCGGCGACCAGCGCGCTTTCAAGCTCCTCGTCGAGCGTTACCAGCGCAAGGTGTACGCCGTTGCGTTGGGCATGCTGAAGGACAAGGAGGAAGCGATGGACGTCTCCCAGGAGGCGTTCGTCAAGGTCTACAAGTACCTGGACCACTTCAAGGGCGACTCGTCCTTCTACACCTGGCTCTACCGCATCACCGTCAACATCTGCATCGACGTCATCCGCAAGCGTGGCGGGGGCGGCGAGGTCGTGGAGTTCGACGAGAGCCAGGCCGTGGACCTGTCCGAGGCCCGCATCGGCGCCCTGGGCAGCCGGCTGGGCACCAATCCCCAGAAGAGCGCCCTGCGCCGCGAACTGGCGGAGAAGATCCAGGAGGCCCTGTCCACGGTGCCGGAGAAGCACCGGGCCATCCTCCTGCTGCGGGAAATCGAGGGCATGTCCTACGACGACCTCGCCCGCACCCTGGACATCCCCAAGGGCACGGTGATGAGCCGGCTTTTCCATGCCCGGGCCAAGGTCCAGAAAATCCTCAGTGAATACCTGGAGTTGGACGAAGCGAAGAGCGGTGTGGGCAGTGAGTGA
- a CDS encoding DUF3467 domain-containing protein: MADTPKPPDMQLQIQMDDDVANGQYVNMALVNHSDTEFTLDFIYVQPQQPKARVRSRIITNPKHMKRLVAAMQDNIQRYEAKFGPIAIPEEDGGMH, translated from the coding sequence ATGGCGGACACTCCGAAGCCCCCGGACATGCAGTTGCAGATTCAGATGGACGATGACGTGGCCAATGGTCAGTACGTCAACATGGCCCTGGTGAACCACTCCGACACCGAGTTCACCCTGGACTTCATCTACGTCCAGCCCCAACAGCCCAAGGCCCGGGTGCGTTCGCGCATCATCACCAACCCCAAGCACATGAAGCGCCTGGTGGCGGCGATGCAGGACAACATCCAGCGCTACGAGGCGAAGTTCGGCCCCATCGCGATTCCAGAGGAAGACGGCGGCATGCACTGA
- a CDS encoding chaperonin, translating to MAKTQKRGQVIRRKAQEMKVSTASAVKGAGRSARQVQVTLGDLIAAAFDTVGGEVKKVAQVMSSKDMTVATGKHIVFVG from the coding sequence ATGGCGAAGACTCAGAAGCGTGGACAGGTCATCCGTCGTAAGGCCCAGGAGATGAAGGTGTCGACGGCGAGCGCGGTGAAGGGGGCTGGCCGGAGCGCCCGCCAGGTGCAGGTGACGCTGGGTGACCTCATCGCGGCGGCCTTCGACACGGTGGGCGGCGAGGTGAAGAAGGTGGCGCAGGTGATGTCTTCCAAGGACATGACGGTCGCCACGGGCAAGCACATCGTCTTCGTCGGCTGA
- a CDS encoding anti-sigma factor family protein, giving the protein MAGNPACERFVPMLSPYVDGELSSGERVNVERHLAACRDCTGRAADLRAESGLLRVGLDMALDDVDFKDFTQRVMARVTPDKPPLMERLKLAVSEMFLYQRTAMISSLATAAVLLLVGVPLLTSDRAPVGYASERMTVKSIQPYRNAEVAPVVMETDNGGTIIWLVDEDSDVLSPGAEKGERKDQTGVGQPDASGRNGPARPAPDAPRPSGGSL; this is encoded by the coding sequence ATGGCCGGTAATCCCGCGTGTGAGCGTTTCGTACCCATGCTGTCCCCGTACGTCGACGGAGAGCTGAGCTCCGGCGAGCGCGTCAACGTGGAGCGGCACCTGGCGGCCTGCCGGGACTGCACCGGGCGGGCGGCGGACCTTCGCGCGGAATCCGGTCTGCTGCGGGTGGGCCTGGACATGGCCCTGGACGACGTGGACTTCAAGGACTTCACCCAGCGCGTCATGGCGCGGGTGACGCCGGACAAGCCGCCCCTCATGGAGCGGCTGAAGCTGGCAGTGTCCGAAATGTTCCTCTACCAGCGCACCGCCATGATTTCGTCGCTGGCCACCGCGGCCGTGCTGCTACTGGTGGGGGTACCCCTGCTGACGAGCGACCGGGCGCCGGTGGGGTACGCCTCCGAGCGCATGACGGTGAAGTCCATCCAGCCCTACCGCAACGCCGAGGTGGCGCCGGTGGTGATGGAGACGGACAATGGGGGCACCATCATCTGGCTGGTGGACGAGGACTCGGACGTCCTGTCTCCCGGCGCGGAGAAGGGTGAGCGGAAGGACCAGACTGGTGTCGGTCAACCAGACGCAAGCGGGCGCAACGGCCCCGCGCGCCCGGCCCCCGACGCCCCCAGGCCGTCGGGAGGTTCCTTGTGA
- a CDS encoding alpha/beta hydrolase: MDPRKTAPFELGRGDEVCLLLHGFTGSPWDVRPLGEALAARGLRVVAPRLPGHGTTPRALLDVTWRDWLAAAEHALHALRGHRSVFVAGLSMGALLALELAARHPEEIRALTLMAPAVRFRGPRMFLVRQLARTPVLEWTRPWVAKTGTDISDPEALAEAPVLPAFPVARLRDLCALQALAIRDAARVRCPTLVAVAEQDHVVDPEGGRWLARRLTAAPSVRVLSLRQGYHVIPRDTAGPLLAAEVGDFLAQQRRASWWESASPAAGA; encoded by the coding sequence ATGGACCCGCGAAAGACGGCGCCCTTCGAGCTGGGCCGGGGCGACGAGGTGTGCCTGCTCCTGCACGGCTTCACGGGGAGCCCCTGGGACGTACGACCCCTGGGCGAGGCCCTGGCGGCCCGCGGACTGCGCGTGGTGGCGCCGCGCCTGCCCGGCCATGGCACCACCCCACGGGCCCTGCTCGACGTCACCTGGCGTGACTGGCTGGCCGCGGCGGAGCACGCCCTGCACGCGCTTCGGGGCCACCGGAGTGTGTTCGTTGCGGGCCTGTCCATGGGCGCGCTGCTGGCGCTCGAGCTGGCCGCGCGGCATCCGGAGGAGATACGCGCGCTGACGCTGATGGCGCCCGCCGTGCGCTTCCGGGGGCCGCGCATGTTCCTGGTCCGGCAACTGGCGCGCACGCCCGTCCTGGAGTGGACGCGTCCGTGGGTGGCGAAGACGGGCACCGACATCTCGGACCCGGAGGCGCTGGCGGAAGCGCCCGTGCTGCCCGCCTTTCCCGTGGCCCGGCTGCGTGACTTGTGCGCGTTGCAGGCGCTGGCCATCCGGGACGCGGCCCGCGTGCGCTGCCCCACCCTGGTGGCGGTGGCGGAGCAGGACCACGTCGTGGACCCGGAGGGCGGGCGGTGGCTCGCACGGCGCCTCACCGCGGCGCCGTCGGTGCGCGTCCTGTCGCTGCGGCAGGGGTATCACGTCATTCCACGGGACACGGCGGGGCCCTTGCTGGCGGCGGAGGTCGGAGACTTCCTGGCGCAGCAGCGGCGCGCCTCGTGGTGGGAGTCCGCGTCGCCCGCCGCTGGCGCCTGA
- a CDS encoding BlaI/MecI/CopY family transcriptional regulator, with translation MKKPVGEQELLVLRYVAEHGPATVGEVAERFGEAQGLARSTILTVMERLRLKGYLTRRKVEGVFQYASPVPASELLRDVVGDFVQRSLSGSLSPFAAYLSEAEDVSDEDLAQLQDVVARLRSKKRKG, from the coding sequence ATGAAGAAGCCGGTGGGAGAGCAGGAGCTGTTGGTGCTGCGGTACGTGGCCGAACACGGCCCGGCGACGGTGGGCGAAGTGGCCGAGCGCTTCGGCGAGGCGCAGGGGCTGGCGCGCTCCACCATCCTCACCGTCATGGAGCGGCTGCGGCTCAAGGGCTACCTGACGCGGCGCAAGGTGGAGGGCGTGTTCCAGTACGCCTCACCCGTGCCGGCGTCGGAGCTGCTGCGGGACGTGGTGGGGGACTTCGTGCAGCGCTCACTATCGGGCTCGCTGTCGCCGTTCGCCGCGTACCTGTCCGAGGCCGAGGACGTGTCCGACGAGGACCTGGCGCAGCTCCAGGACGTCGTGGCGCGGCTGCGCTCGAAGAAGCGGAAGGGATAG
- a CDS encoding ABC transporter ATP-binding protein yields the protein MSPPDSPPLVELRDVTKAYAEGDTTREVLSGVRLSLRRGEFVVLLGRSGSGKSTLLNLISGIDLASQGEVRVDGRDLGRMNERERTLLRRERIGFIFQAFNLLPTLTVEENVRLPLELNGHGGAEASARARALLEQVGLGTRANSFPDRLSGGEQQRVAVARALAHEPPLLLADEPTGNLDEATGRQVLDLLEALTQKGNTCALVVTHEPGLVARAHRVLTMEGGRLVEVEHTPIRAMKEAL from the coding sequence ATGTCCCCGCCCGACTCTCCTCCCCTGGTCGAACTGCGCGACGTCACGAAGGCCTATGCCGAAGGCGACACCACGCGCGAGGTGCTCTCCGGCGTGCGGCTCTCCTTGCGTCGAGGCGAATTCGTGGTGCTGCTGGGACGCAGCGGCTCGGGCAAGTCCACGCTGCTCAACCTCATCAGTGGCATCGACCTGGCCAGTCAGGGCGAGGTCCGCGTGGATGGCCGCGACCTGGGACGGATGAACGAGCGCGAGCGCACGCTGCTGCGGCGCGAGCGCATCGGCTTCATCTTCCAGGCCTTCAACCTGCTCCCCACGCTGACAGTGGAGGAGAACGTGCGGCTGCCGCTGGAGCTCAACGGCCATGGCGGCGCGGAGGCCAGTGCGCGGGCGCGGGCGTTGCTTGAGCAGGTGGGGCTCGGAACCCGCGCCAACAGCTTTCCCGACCGGCTGTCCGGCGGCGAGCAGCAGCGCGTCGCGGTGGCCCGCGCGCTGGCGCATGAGCCACCGCTGCTGCTGGCGGACGAGCCCACCGGCAACCTCGACGAGGCCACGGGACGGCAGGTGTTGGACCTGCTGGAGGCGCTCACCCAGAAGGGCAACACCTGCGCGCTCGTCGTCACCCACGAGCCCGGCCTGGTGGCCCGCGCTCACCGCGTCCTGACGATGGAGGGCGGCCGGCTGGTGGAGGTGGAGCACACGCCCATCCGCGCGATGAAGGAGGCGCTGTGA
- a CDS encoding Immediate early protein ICP0 yields MSSFRIPNVIDRALRSLGGGGGARRPEGPGAQGPQPQDWGPPAQPPRPGDNFRPRLPPSLHPPMGGQERAPVKSVAELVPPGLEDTPGQEALGQRFGADAALLASHLSPPQVSGSERATRLWAFYTAYATAAARHPPEPEAGEAFREALEGQGFAELRDAHTGEDGVTRGLWVMEARTPAEARMRAAEVRLEPPPEVRHSEEAAARPAEQPLVQAAGARAATAFHGPVMPALRPRDEASSSEDEPQDGDARRRRGTNRRLGARMLWNVLHRFRAGPDDGAVAEGQWDRVTFGALLVLLAIALVVAALVSL; encoded by the coding sequence ATGTCCTCCTTCCGCATCCCCAACGTGATTGACCGCGCCCTCCGCTCGCTGGGGGGCGGTGGTGGCGCCAGACGCCCCGAAGGTCCGGGCGCGCAGGGGCCTCAGCCCCAGGACTGGGGTCCGCCGGCGCAGCCGCCCCGGCCGGGGGACAACTTCCGCCCGCGATTGCCGCCGTCCCTGCACCCACCCATGGGCGGCCAGGAGCGCGCGCCGGTGAAGTCGGTGGCGGAGCTGGTGCCACCGGGCCTGGAGGACACGCCGGGGCAGGAGGCATTGGGGCAGCGCTTCGGGGCGGACGCGGCGCTGTTGGCCTCGCATCTGTCGCCTCCGCAGGTGTCGGGCTCGGAGCGGGCCACGCGGCTGTGGGCGTTCTACACGGCCTACGCCACGGCGGCGGCGCGGCACCCGCCGGAGCCGGAGGCGGGCGAGGCCTTCCGCGAGGCGCTGGAGGGACAGGGCTTCGCCGAGCTGCGGGACGCTCACACCGGCGAGGACGGCGTGACGCGGGGCCTGTGGGTGATGGAAGCCCGCACCCCCGCCGAAGCCCGGATGCGGGCCGCCGAGGTGCGGCTGGAGCCGCCTCCCGAAGTGCGCCACTCCGAGGAGGCCGCAGCCCGGCCAGCCGAGCAGCCGCTTGTCCAGGCGGCCGGTGCCCGCGCGGCCACGGCCTTTCACGGCCCGGTCATGCCCGCGCTGCGTCCGCGCGACGAGGCCTCTTCATCGGAGGACGAGCCGCAAGACGGGGACGCCCGGCGCCGACGCGGAACGAACCGCCGCCTGGGCGCGCGGATGCTGTGGAACGTGCTGCACCGCTTCCGCGCGGGGCCGGACGACGGGGCGGTGGCGGAGGGGCAGTGGGACCGGGTGACGTTCGGCGCACTGCTGGTGCTGCTGGCCATCGCGCTGGTCGTGGCGGCGCTCGTCAGCCTCTAG
- the hemF gene encoding oxygen-dependent coproporphyrinogen oxidase, with translation MTTVDVESLKERMTGFIRSLQDDICGGLERLDGSARFREDSWTRPGGGGGRSRVLEDGAVLEKAGVNTSVVYGELEEQFAQKLQGEGRHFWAGGISLVLHPRNPHVPTVHANYRFIHQGGKAWFGGGADLTPYYLYEEDAAHFHRVHQAACDKHDAGYYPRFKSACDKYFYLRHREETRGVGGIFFENMGGELEKEFAFIQDCGRAFLDAYLPIAERRKDTPVTEGQRFWQEVRRGRYVEFNLVYDRGTVFGLETRGRIESILMSLPPQVRWRYDHHPEPGTPEARLVEVLRQPRDWASGG, from the coding sequence ATGACGACGGTGGACGTGGAGAGCCTCAAGGAGCGGATGACGGGCTTCATCCGGTCGCTGCAGGACGACATCTGCGGCGGCCTGGAGCGGCTGGACGGCTCGGCGCGTTTCCGCGAGGACTCCTGGACCCGGCCGGGCGGCGGCGGTGGACGCAGCCGGGTGCTGGAGGACGGCGCCGTGCTGGAGAAGGCCGGCGTCAACACGTCCGTGGTGTACGGCGAACTGGAGGAACAGTTCGCGCAGAAGCTCCAGGGCGAGGGCCGCCACTTCTGGGCGGGTGGCATCTCCCTGGTGCTGCACCCGCGCAACCCGCATGTGCCCACCGTGCACGCCAACTACCGCTTCATCCATCAGGGCGGGAAGGCGTGGTTCGGCGGCGGCGCGGACCTGACGCCCTACTACCTCTATGAAGAGGACGCGGCGCACTTCCACCGCGTGCACCAGGCGGCCTGTGACAAGCACGACGCGGGCTACTACCCGCGCTTCAAGAGCGCCTGCGACAAGTACTTCTACCTGCGCCACCGCGAGGAGACGCGCGGGGTGGGCGGCATCTTCTTCGAGAACATGGGCGGGGAGCTGGAGAAGGAGTTCGCCTTCATCCAGGACTGCGGCCGGGCCTTCCTGGACGCGTACCTGCCCATCGCCGAGCGGCGCAAGGACACGCCGGTGACGGAGGGGCAGCGCTTCTGGCAGGAGGTGCGGCGCGGGCGCTACGTGGAGTTCAACCTCGTCTATGACCGGGGCACCGTCTTCGGACTGGAGACGCGCGGGCGCATCGAGTCCATCCTCATGTCCCTGCCGCCTCAGGTCCGTTGGCGCTACGACCACCACCCCGAGCCCGGCACGCCGGAGGCTCGGTTGGTGGAGGTGCTGCGCCAGCCACGCGACTGGGCGAGCGGAGGCTGA
- a CDS encoding phospholipase D-like domain-containing protein, whose protein sequence is MEEASDAGVLVDARDYYRELYRAAQKARRYIAITGWQFDSDVALLRGEDLREARGESRLLPMLDELCRANPELRVYVLAWDFSLLLAMEREWMQRLIFNWTANGQVCFRFDASSPLYGAHHQKLVVIDGAVAFTGGMDVCDCRWDDREHPVHSELRCDSGRDPHGPYHDVQSVLTGPVVDRLAELFEARWAHSGGGELRLPRVSRDDVDFTPSLPAPPGPVAISRTFGKTLLPPQPAVQEVAVLYLDAIASAERFIYIENQYFSSRAIFQALVKRMRSPWRGRLQVVLVLPQQPEALREQLAMGIAQVRLLRALERVAHETGHAFGVYCSAGHDVRTGTDIYTYIHSKVMVVDDRFLTLGSANTTNRSLGLDSELNLSWEAEAPNDATMRAIRRIRVSLMAEHAGLAGMAALRLLAAADSALVDWLDDVAVMGLQRLRVHPMSTVFDQSPLLKSLEPEELIIDPEESVLDESLFEALHRAEDGLFASGVRLLSRWLVGTGTERQHRAILPCAQDEG, encoded by the coding sequence GTGGAGGAGGCGAGCGACGCGGGCGTGCTGGTGGACGCGCGCGACTACTACCGGGAGCTGTACCGGGCCGCGCAGAAGGCCCGTCGTTACATCGCGATTACCGGCTGGCAGTTCGACAGCGACGTGGCGCTGCTGCGAGGCGAGGACCTTCGCGAGGCGCGCGGCGAGTCACGGCTGCTGCCGATGCTGGACGAGCTGTGCCGGGCCAACCCGGAGCTGCGCGTCTATGTGCTGGCGTGGGACTTCAGCCTGCTGCTCGCCATGGAGCGCGAGTGGATGCAGCGGCTCATCTTCAATTGGACGGCGAACGGGCAGGTGTGCTTCCGCTTCGACGCCTCCAGTCCGTTGTATGGCGCGCATCACCAGAAGCTGGTCGTCATCGACGGCGCGGTGGCCTTCACCGGCGGCATGGATGTCTGTGATTGCCGGTGGGATGACCGGGAGCACCCGGTGCACTCGGAGCTGCGCTGTGACAGTGGGAGGGATCCGCACGGCCCCTACCATGACGTGCAGTCCGTGCTGACGGGGCCGGTGGTGGACCGCCTGGCGGAGTTGTTCGAGGCGCGCTGGGCGCACTCGGGCGGCGGTGAGCTGCGGCTGCCCAGGGTGTCTCGGGATGACGTGGACTTCACGCCGAGCCTGCCGGCACCGCCGGGGCCGGTGGCCATCAGCCGCACCTTCGGCAAGACGCTCCTCCCGCCGCAGCCCGCGGTGCAGGAGGTGGCCGTGCTGTATCTGGACGCCATCGCTTCGGCCGAGCGCTTCATCTACATCGAAAACCAGTACTTCTCCTCGCGGGCCATCTTCCAGGCGCTGGTGAAGCGCATGCGGTCCCCCTGGCGGGGACGGCTGCAGGTTGTCCTGGTGCTGCCGCAGCAGCCGGAGGCGCTGCGCGAACAGCTGGCCATGGGCATTGCCCAGGTGCGGTTGCTGCGCGCGCTGGAGCGCGTGGCGCACGAGACGGGACATGCCTTTGGCGTGTACTGCTCCGCGGGGCACGACGTGCGCACCGGCACGGACATCTACACGTACATCCACTCGAAGGTGATGGTGGTGGATGACCGCTTCCTCACGCTGGGCTCGGCGAACACCACCAACCGCAGCCTCGGGTTGGATTCGGAGCTGAACCTGAGCTGGGAGGCGGAGGCGCCCAATGACGCGACGATGCGCGCCATCCGCCGCATCCGGGTGTCGCTGATGGCCGAGCACGCGGGGCTTGCGGGCATGGCGGCCCTGCGCCTGCTGGCGGCCGCGGACAGCGCACTGGTGGATTGGCTGGACGACGTGGCCGTCATGGGGCTGCAGCGCTTGCGCGTCCACCCGATGTCGACGGTGTTCGACCAGAGCCCGCTGCTCAAGTCGCTGGAGCCGGAGGAACTCATCATCGACCCCGAGGAGTCGGTGCTGGACGAGTCCCTCTTCGAGGCGCTCCACCGCGCCGAGGACGGGCTGTTCGCCTCCGGTGTCCGCCTGCTGTCGCGCTGGCTGGTGGGCACGGGCACCGAGCGCCAGCACCGCGCCATCCTTCCCTGTGCGCAGGACGAGGGGTAG
- a CDS encoding M56 family metallopeptidase has translation MGTDWLSHVGAWASSGLWRASWQGALCAVLVWAVARAWPKLPASLRAGLWWLVALKFVVALGWLPSLALPVLPAQVAAGVARVESWWSGASARETVSRVSKPVAVDAQRLRTPGEGVDSAVSVTVDESAMHGSVLSSSMDGSSWERTAFAAFEVEAARRGAMPELPAGAVDAGAVASPGAPFPWGRAIVGLLLAVWGAGVLWQVHGHVKGGLAVRRLRQSARPLVHPGLEAEVRELSAAAGLRRVPRLLVSESVASPLATGLLSPVVVLPEKAVRRLPVAALRMALAHELAHLRRGDLWLGWVPALAESLFFFHPLARRAAREYALAREEACDAEAIRLTDAELADYGELILAFGIARTPGTAAALGASSHVDALHRRLSMLEHVDAVPPRIRRLLRVALSAMGVAALVPFQVVAREAGGAPRLAPESAASGQSGTASPKPASTVAMDTPAPSTQSGAATAKSTPAPSTQSGATAAKSAPPASPGSASLPPAPPIVALSPSVPRTPQAPSAPRLAVVTPRRIVGGSPHIAAVPPTPPSPPTPPSPPTPPPPGDPDSGYVLLADGMAMMNGSSVDLELARTFKQKDKEILFVRRKGEAFIIRDAATLKSVREALSTTRELGKAQSALGEKQGALGQQQAVLGQKQATLGHEQGGLGRKLGDLAYKQSGLHLEESRLDALPEAERERRRSELKKQDRELEEEMKALETKMAGLAEKQSILSKEQHQLSEKQHALHLEQSKLSEQHQSRVKEAETKVQGLIDEALRKGLGQPMPT, from the coding sequence ATGGGCACGGACTGGCTGTCGCACGTAGGGGCGTGGGCGTCGTCGGGTCTGTGGCGGGCGTCGTGGCAGGGGGCGCTTTGCGCCGTGCTGGTGTGGGCGGTGGCGAGGGCGTGGCCGAAGCTGCCGGCGTCGCTGCGAGCGGGGCTCTGGTGGTTGGTTGCGCTGAAGTTCGTGGTGGCGCTGGGGTGGTTGCCTTCCCTCGCGTTGCCGGTGCTGCCCGCGCAGGTGGCTGCTGGCGTGGCACGGGTGGAGTCCTGGTGGAGCGGGGCTTCCGCGCGGGAGACGGTGTCGCGTGTATCGAAGCCCGTGGCGGTGGACGCTCAGCGGCTACGGACTCCAGGGGAGGGCGTGGACTCCGCGGTGTCCGTGACCGTGGATGAATCGGCCATGCACGGTTCGGTGCTTTCTTCGTCGATGGATGGCTCATCGTGGGAGCGCACGGCCTTCGCGGCGTTTGAGGTGGAGGCTGCGCGGCGTGGCGCCATGCCAGAGCTTCCAGCCGGTGCTGTTGATGCGGGCGCGGTGGCCTCGCCTGGTGCCCCCTTCCCGTGGGGCCGCGCCATCGTGGGGCTGCTTCTGGCGGTGTGGGGGGCCGGCGTGCTGTGGCAGGTGCATGGCCATGTGAAGGGCGGGCTTGCGGTGCGTCGCCTGCGCCAGTCCGCACGCCCGTTGGTTCACCCTGGATTGGAGGCGGAGGTGCGGGAGCTGTCCGCTGCCGCGGGACTGCGGCGCGTACCGAGACTCCTGGTCTCCGAATCGGTGGCCAGCCCGCTGGCCACGGGGCTGCTGTCTCCAGTCGTGGTGCTGCCCGAGAAGGCGGTGCGACGGTTGCCCGTGGCGGCTCTGCGCATGGCGCTGGCACATGAGCTGGCGCACCTGCGGCGCGGTGACCTGTGGCTCGGCTGGGTGCCCGCGCTGGCGGAGTCGCTCTTCTTCTTCCATCCGCTCGCGCGGCGAGCGGCTCGCGAGTACGCGCTGGCCCGTGAGGAGGCGTGTGACGCCGAGGCCATCCGGCTCACGGATGCGGAACTCGCGGACTATGGCGAACTGATTCTCGCCTTTGGAATCGCCAGAACTCCCGGCACGGCCGCTGCGCTGGGGGCTTCATCTCACGTTGATGCGTTGCACAGGAGGTTGAGCATGCTGGAGCATGTCGATGCCGTTCCCCCTCGAATCCGGCGCCTGTTGAGGGTGGCGCTCTCCGCCATGGGCGTCGCTGCGCTGGTGCCCTTCCAGGTCGTTGCACGCGAAGCGGGTGGTGCACCTCGCCTGGCGCCCGAGTCGGCGGCGTCAGGACAGAGCGGCACCGCGTCGCCGAAGCCTGCGTCCACCGTCGCTATGGACACGCCGGCACCGAGCACGCAATCCGGAGCCGCCACCGCCAAGAGCACGCCGGCACCGAGCACGCAATCCGGAGCCACCGCTGCCAAGAGCGCTCCGCCCGCGTCGCCCGGCTCCGCTTCGTTGCCGCCCGCGCCGCCCATTGTCGCTCTGTCGCCGTCCGTTCCCAGAACGCCGCAGGCACCTTCTGCTCCGCGCCTTGCTGTCGTCACACCGCGGCGCATCGTGGGGGGCTCGCCGCACATCGCCGCCGTTCCGCCGACGCCTCCGTCTCCACCCACGCCTCCGTCTCCACCCACGCCGCCACCCCCTGGCGACCCGGACAGCGGCTACGTGCTGCTCGCGGACGGCATGGCAATGATGAACGGCAGCTCGGTCGACCTGGAGCTGGCGCGCACCTTCAAGCAGAAGGACAAAGAGATTCTCTTCGTCCGCCGCAAGGGCGAGGCGTTCATCATCCGCGACGCGGCCACGCTGAAGTCCGTTCGCGAGGCGCTCTCCACTACCCGCGAGCTGGGCAAGGCGCAGAGCGCGCTGGGAGAGAAGCAGGGCGCCCTGGGCCAGCAGCAGGCGGTGCTCGGCCAGAAGCAGGCCACCCTGGGCCACGAGCAGGGCGGGCTGGGACGCAAGCTGGGTGACCTGGCCTACAAGCAGTCCGGGCTTCATCTGGAGGAATCGCGCCTGGACGCCCTGCCCGAAGCCGAGCGCGAGCGCCGCCGCTCCGAGCTGAAGAAGCAGGACCGCGAGCTGGAAGAGGAGATGAAGGCCCTGGAGACGAAGATGGCGGGACTGGCCGAGAAGCAGTCCATCCTGAGCAAGGAGCAGCACCAGCTCAGTGAGAAGCAGCACGCCCTGCACCTGGAGCAGTCCAAGTTGAGCGAGCAGCACCAGTCTCGCGTGAAGGAGGCGGAGACGAAGGTGCAGGGCCTCATCGACGAGGCGCTGCGCAAGGGCCTGGGCCAGCCGATGCCCACCTGA